AAATGATAGTGTCGCAGGCGAGGTGGCAAATGCACTAAAGCACATAAAAAGCACACAGCAAGAAATCCAAATAAACAAAGAGCAAGATAGGCAAGAATCTAGCACAGATTCTACTCAAGCACAGCAAAGCACAGATTCTAGCACTCCACCTAGCGCAGAGTCAAGCGCACAATCTAGCCCACCAAAAATCATCTATCAAGCATTACAAGAAGCGGGCATAGAGCTAGATGATTTTGCCAAAATCGCCACCGCCCTGCTAGGAACACTATCAAGTGAAAAATCTAGCTTTTGTGGTGCTAGCTTGGTGGTGGGCTCTGAAGTGCTAAATGCGATATTGAGAGAATCTAGCGAGCAATCTAGCCTAATAGTAGAAATCTTAAGTTTGCTAGAAAAATTTGGCTTAAAAGTCTTTGTAATCCCAAATGGTGCAAATGTCGCAGGAATCGCAAGAATTTGCACGCTAGAAGCACCACAAACAACAAACGCGCTAAAAGACTCCATAGGAATCCGCGCTAATGGGGAGTGGGTGTGGGATAGCTATTTTTGTGATGATGAGGGACATATTGCACAATATCGTGGCAAAGACACAGATGACAAAACCACAAAGCCACATTTGATTTTACCCTCTTTTTCGCAGATGAATGCTAGCATTACCAACTATGAAAGCCGAGTTTTGCCGATAAATCGCGTGCTAGATTTTGCGGGATTTGATTTGAGTGATATTGCCAAATTTGTAGCAAGCAAAGATAGGAATTTTGCCCTAAGCTACGCGGTGTGTGAGAATCTAGCAGGATATATTTTGGAGCTACCAAAAGATAAAGGCTATCAGGCAATCTTGCATAGCTCACTAAAAAATCACTACACTCAAAGTGGCGAGGACAAAAGGGGCTACGCACTAGAATCTATAAGCGATTTTAGTGATTTAAAACGCGTTTTTTCTAGTGATTTATCTAGCACACAAGAGACAAATGCAAAAGCCAAAAATCCACAAAAAGCAAAAACTAAAAAGATAAGCGAGTTTAACGCTTATCTTTCATTTCCTCAAAATCTATTTGATACCCAAACTGTGCTAGATAAAAATATGCAGCAACAAGATGGATTCTACACTTCTAGGGAGTATTTTGAGGAGCTGGGCTTAAAAGAGGGAGAAGAGATTTGCCTAAGAATAAAAAGTATAGATGAAGCACAAGATTTTGGCAAAATCAAAGCGCGGGCATATATTGATTATGGGCTTTCTCAAAAGATTTGGCTTATTAGCCCCTATCTTTTTTCTAGGGAAGTTTTGGCTAGAGATACTTTTGCAGAAACAATCTCTAGCAATTATTTGAGTGCGACACTTATAAAGTAGGCAAAATATGAGATATGCTAAAGACGCAAAAATTACCTTATTGGCACAAAAACATAAGCTAATTCCAAAGCGTAATCTAAAGCAAAAATCAAAAGGCGAATAAAAGCGAAATATCTTAAGGAAAATTAAGGAGCAAAAATGAGTGGCTTTGTCATTGAAACGATTGTAAAGATTCTAGTAGTGGTGCTAGTATTTTCGTTTTTGGGTGGGTTTGGCACATATATTGAGCGCAAAGTGCTAGCGAGATTTCAGCGCAGACTTGGACCTAGCTATGTGGGACCTTTTGGGTTGCTACAATTCCTAGCTGATGGGGTAAAACTCTTTACCAAAGAAGATATTTGCCCTCAAGGCGCAAATCGCTTGATATTTATGCTAGCACCTGTCATAGCAATGATGAGCGCGTTTATCGCTATGGCTCCTATTCCGTTTTTTGGAGATATAGAGATTTTTGGGCTAACGATTTCGCCTATCATTTCAGATATAAATGTCGGGTTATTGTTTTTCCTCTCTGTGGGCGCAGTGGGGATATACGCTCCACTTCTAGCAGGGCTATCAAGCGGCTCAAAGTATTCACTTCTAGGAGCGGCTAGGGCGTGCGTGCAGTTGCTTAGCTTTGAGGTTGTATCCGTGCTTAGCGTGCTACCTCCGCTTATGCTTGTAGGCTCACTATCTTTGGTAGCTATGAATGACTACCAAGCGGGTGGATTTTTTGATTGGCTGATTTTTAAGCAACCACTAGCTTTTATCATATTTTTGGTAGCAAGCTATGCCGAGCTAAACCGCACGCCATTTGATTTGCTAGAGCACGAAGCCGAGATTGTCGCAGGATTTTGCACGGAGTATAGTGGGCTTAAATGGGGAATGTTTTTTGTAGCAGAATACGCACATTTATTTGCCTTTGCGTTTGTGATTTCGCTTATATTTTGCGGTGGATATGCCCCGCTGTGGTTTATCCCCGGTGGGCTAGCTATCGTGCTAAAGGTTTGCTTTTTTGTATTTTTGGCTATGTGGGCTAGGGCGACATTCCCACACATTCGCCCCGACCAGCTGATGAGTATGTGTTGGAAAGTATTGCTTCCACTTGCGTTATTAAACTTAGCCATTACAGGCGTTATAATGTTGCTATAATTACAAAGTTAGGAGAATCTAAATGAATAAAAACTACGCGCTAATACCTCACAACAAACCACCCAAAAGCGCGTTTGGTGCGTTTGCAAAAAGTGTAAAAAGAATATGCGGACTTGACTTGCTAAAGGGGCTTGGACTTACGCTAAAAGAGTTTGTATCCACTCCTGCGACTATCCACTATCCAGCCCAAGTGATTCCATTTTCTCCACGCTACCGCGCAGTTCATAGCTTGCAGCGATTGCTAGAATCAGGTAATGAGCGGTGTATCGGCTGTGGGCTATGCGAAAAAATCTGCACAAGCAACTGCATACGAATCATCACACACAGAGGGGAGGACAATCGCAAAAAAATTGATTCTTATAGTATCAACTTAGGTCGTTGCATATTTTGCGGACTTTGCGCGGAGGTGTGCCCAGAGCTAGCTATCGTTATGGGACAGAGATTTGAAAACACAAGCGAGGCTAGAGCGCAGTTTGCTACCAAAAACGAATTGCTTGTAAGCAAGGAGGAAGCTAGAGCGCATTCTTTGGTAGAATTTAGTGGATTTGGCAGTATCTCACAAGGTGCAGATAAACGGCTAAAAGGCACGCCCGTAGCGTTTGATTTGCCAAGTAATGAATCAAGTAGCAATCCAAATGGAGAACCAAACGGAGTGGATTCCACTTTGGATAATAAAAATTCGCTATTATCTAGCACAGATTTAGCCCAAAATCCACAAGCCCCAAAAGGAGATGACTAATGTTTGAAGCCGTTGCTTTTTATCTTTTTGCGTTTTTGACACTTAGTGCGTTTTTTGCAGTCATCTCTACAAACAACCTCCTTTATGCCCTAACCGCCCTTGCAAGCGGAATGATTTTTATCTCAAGCTTCTTTTTTATCTTGGGTGCGGAGTTTTTGGGTGTGGTGCAAATCGCTGTATATACAGGTGCAGTTATAGTTATGTATGCTTTTGGGCTTATGTTTTTAGACATTTCACAGGGCATAAAAGAGCATTACAATGGGCAAATGAGGATTTGCATAATGGTGCTTATGATAGCGTTTTTGCTACTAGCACTTTTTGCTTTTCCTATCTACCACCAAAATGTATTATTAGAAAAATCCACTATTATCATAAATGAACCAAATACATTTGGTATCGGCAGAGTGCTTTTTAGCAAATACTTAATCGCATTTGAAATCACAGGTGTGCTACTTCTAGTCGCCCTTATCGGTGGTGTAGCACTCGGTCTAAAAGACAATCTAAACGCGCTTATCCACTCCAATGCCCTAGCACAAATAAAAGAAAACATAGAAGCAAATCTAAAGAGCAAATCTAACTCGCAAGATTCTGCCAAAAAGGCAAAATCCACCCCAAAATCTACCAAAATCCCAAAATCTTAAAAAGGAGAAAACTAATGGAATCAATATCTACACATTTTGGCACTTATCTAAACATTCATCATTTTTTATTCCTTGCTACGCTTATTTTTGCGCTAGGGCTTTTTGGTATGCTTAGACGCAAAAATATCCTTATGCTATTTCTCTCAAGCGAAATAATGCTAAATGGACTAAATATCGCTCTAGTCGCGCTTGGTAGAATGTTTGGCGATGCAAATGGCGAGATTTTCGCACTTTTTGTCATCGCTATCGCTGCTAGCGAAGTGGCTATCGGGCTTGGGCTAGTGCTACTGTGGTATCGCAGTGGTATAAGCGGCTCAAAATCCCTTGATATTGATACGCTAAATAAAATGAGGGGGTAAAATGCAAAATTTTGAAAATCTAGCACTGCTTTTAGTCGCGCTATTTGCGCCACTATGTGGGTGTGTGTTTGCCGCGCTATTTTCTGCAAGCAAACCAAAGCTAGCACTTGGCGTGATAAATTCACTTTTTGTGGGGTTATCTTTTGTGGCAAGCGCGATACTGCTATATCAAGTGTGTGGCTTAGCACGATTTGGAGATTCTCATTTGGCAGAATCTAGCTTGGTAGATTCTTATACGCTAGTAAATATCTCACTTTTTGAATGGCTAGTTTTGGGAAATTTTGGAGTGGATTTTAGCTTTAGCTTAGATAGGATTAGTGCGGTTATGATTTTTGCCATTTCGCTAGTTTCTATGCTTGTGCATATCTACTCTATCGGCTATATGAAAGATGACAAAGGTTTTAATCGCTATTTTAGCTTCCTAAGTGGCTTTGTGTTTTCAATGATGTTTTTGGTGCTAAGTGATAATTTTTTGGGACTTTTTGTCGGCTGGGAGGGGGTGGGCGTTTGCTCGTATTTACTCATTGGATTTTGGTATCAAAAAGCAAGTGCAAATTTTGCAAGTATAGAAGCATTTATTAGCAATCGTATTGCGGATTTGGGAATGCTACTTGGCATATTTTTGATTTTTTATGCCTTTGGTTCGCTTGAATATGAAGTGGTGTTTGGAAGCATTGATGAGAGTGAGATAAGTCAAAAGATTTTGCTTTTTGTGGGGATTTTGCTTTTTATAGGAGCTATGGGGAAATCTGCGCAGTTTCCATTCCATACTTGGCTTGCAAATGCTATGGAGGGTCCCACACCTGTATCCGCGCTTATCCACGCTGCGACTATGGTAACTGCGGGTGTGTATCTTGTGATTCGAGCAAATCCTTTGTATAGCGAGATTCCACATTTTGGCGAGATTATCGCATATCTTGGGACATTTGTAGCGATTTTTGCAGCTTCTATGGCGGTGGTAAATAACGATTTAAAGCGCATTATCGCTTATTCTACACTATCCCAACTTGGCTATATGTTTGTGGCTGCTGGGCTTGGGGCTTACTCAATCGCTCTTTTTCATCTCTTTACTCACGCGTTTTTCAAATCGCTACTTTTCTTGGGTGCTGGCAATGTAATGCACGCAATGCACGATGAACTAAATATCAAAAAAATGGGGAATCTAGCCCGCCCGCTAAAATACACGATGATTTTTATGCTTATTGGCAATCTTGCGCTGTGTGGGATTCCACCCTTTGCAGGATATTTTTCTAAAGATTTGATTTTGGAATTTAGCTTTAGCGCAGAGTATAAAATCTTGTGGATTTTGCTCGTGTTTGGGGCATTTCTCACAGCGTTTTATAGCTTTAGATTGTTTATGTTGGTTTTCTTTTGCAAGGGTTCATCTTGCGATTTGGCACACGACTCATCGCATAATCTTTCTTGTGATTCATTGAATAATTTGCCTAGCCACTCTACCCCGCACGAAGCAAGCTCCCTTATGCTTCTTTCAATGCTTCCACTTGCGATTTTGGCTATCATTGCTGGGTTTTTTAATACTAGCTTTTTTGCCCTGCTTTCTCAAGCGATTCCCTTTGAAATGCCACACGGGGATTTAAGCGAAGAGATTTTGGCACTTATCGCACTTGGTGTGAGCGCGTTTGGGATTATCTTTGCGATTTTGCGATATGCGAAAAAATCATCAAAGATTTCACAAAACACCACACAAGAATCCACTCACAAAAACCCTAACAACTTGCTTTATGATTTGCTATCAAATCAATACTATATCCCCAAAATCTATGAGTGGATTTTTGTCAAAGGATTTTCTAAGCTATGTGATTTTGTAGCGTGCAAAATCGAAAAAGGAATTATGCTAAAAATCATTAGCCTACTTGAGAGATTTTTGGTATTTCTTAGCAAGATTCTCTCACTGCTACAAAACGGCTCGCTTAGTAGTTCGCTTAGACTTATGAGCTTTGGTGTGCTACTACTGCTATGCAGTGTGGTATTTTTATTTATTGGAGGTAGATAATGGAATATTTACTATCCGTGATTATTGCTTTTCCGCTGATTGCAAGTGTGATAGGATTTAATCTCGAAGAGAGAGTGGCAAAAATCTTTGGCGTGGTGGCAAGTGCTATTGAGCTAGTGCTGGTTCTTGGGCTTTGGGTAGGGTTTGACTCCTCAAGTCCGCAGTTGCAGTTTGAGCACTATTTCGTGCTAGTAGAATCGCTTGGGATTCATTATCATATAGGGGTTGATGGGATTTCGCTATTTTTGGTGGTGCTAAGTGGGATTGTGGTGTTTTTGTGTGCGATATATATGGCAGAACGCATCTTGCCAAATCATTTCATCGCTTCGCTACTTGCGCTAGAGGGCATACTTATGGGCGTATTTAGCGCACAAAATGTGTTGCTGTTTTATGTTTTTTGGGAGATTTCACTTTTGCCACTGCTATATATGATAGGTGTGTGGGGAAGCGCAGAGAAAAAAGAAAATATCAAAGCCGCACTTACATTTTTCCTATATACATTTTTTGCCTCTCTTATTATGCTACTAGGCATTATTTATTACGCGTATTTGTTTTTCTTACACAATCGATTTTGGAGTTTTGAGCTTAGTGATTGGTATGCCTTTAGTTTGCCTAGTGAGTATCAGTGCTTGCTATTTTTGGCGTTTTTCTTTGCTATCGCAGTAAAAATCCCTATGATTCCATTTCATTCTTGGCTACCAAAGGCTTATGGCAATGCCCCGACTATCGGCACGATTTTGCTTTCAGCACTATTGCTAAAAATGGGAACTTACGCGCTTGTGAGATTTAGCGTGCCGTTATTTCCTGATGCTAGCGTGGATTTACAGCTACTTGTGCTGGCACTTGGGCTAGTGATGATAATCTATGGTGGGCTAGTAGCTTATGCCCAAAAAGACATAAAACAAGTGATAGCATATAGCTCTATCTCACATATGGGCGTGGTGGTGCTTGGCGTGTTTTCTTTTAGTGTGATTGGGGTAGGGGGAGCGGTGTTTATGATGTTTGCTCACGGCGTGGTAAGTGCTATGCTATTTATGCTTGTGGGGATTATCGAGGATAGATACGCAAAAAATTGTGCCCTGATAGATTTTGCGTCTATTGATGAAGCAAAGCTAAACAAAGCAAGACTAGAGGGGAGAAAAATCGCAAATCTTGGTGGGCTAGCTTCTATCGCTCCTGTGCTTTGTGGAATCTTTGGCGTGGCGATGATGGCAAATGTGGGATTGCCTCTTAGCATAGGATTTGTAGGGGAGTTTTTTAGCTTGCTTGGGGTGTTTGAGCATTATCCTATCATTGCTTTTCTTGGTGGGCTCACTATCATCATTTCTGGAGCTTATATGCTAGTGTTGTATAAAAAAATCTTTTTTGGCGAGATAAAAAACCAAAATCTTACTAACTTCAAAGATATAGATTCTTCTCAAAAGGGCATTATGGCGGTGTTTGTGGTGCTAGTGATATTTTTTGGTGTCTATCCTAAGCCAATCCTAAAGCCCATAGAAACAAGCTCCCAATCCATCCTCCAAATCGCCTATGAGCGCACTCATAACGATAAAAGCAAGGAGCGCATAGAATACAGCCTCTATCCATATTCGCGCAAAGCAGAGATAATCCCAACTATACCAAGTGATATTTTGCAGCTACAAGAGGAGGTTATTTTACGAGAGTCTAGCGATATAGACGCGCTAAATCAATCCATACAATCAAGCGAAAATATAGAATCTAGCCTAGATTTTGCACCAAGTCCCACAAACCCAACAAATCTCACAAACACACCGAGTGTAGCAAACCCAAGTGCGACAAAATCTGTAAATGGAGAAAACAAATGAGTTTAGATATTTTTGAACTAAAAGTGTATGCGATTTTGCCTGTGCTGATTTTGCTATGCGGTGCGCTTTGTTTGCTTCTTATCAATGTCTTTTCTAGCGTGTTTTCACGCGGGCTAAATGTCGCTTTAAGTGTGCTATTTTTGGGTGTTAGCTCGATTTTTAGTCTAAACTTAAAAGTAGGAAGTAGCTTTTTTGGGCTTATCAATATCAATGGGATTAGCATTTTAGGGCAATTTAGTATGGAGATTTGCGCACTTATTTTTATCGTGCTTTTTGGTGCAAATGCAGGGGCAAACGCATTGCAAAAACTAGAATGCAAAGAGTTTTTTGACAAGTCGTTTTTTTCCAAAGAATTTTATCCGCTATTTTTGTTGATGATTGCTGGCTTTGATATTATGGTTTCAAGCACGCATTTAGTGGTGATTTTGCTTGGGCTAGAGATAGGCTCGCTATCATTGTGTGTGCTTATCGCGCTAAATGGTAGGAGCAAGGGAATCGAAGCGGGGATTAAGTATTTTGTGATGGGCGTGCTTGCTAGTGTGTTTTTCATCTTTGGGGTGGTGTGCTTGTATTTTGCGTGTGCGAGTATGGATATTGCCCATATCCACGATATGCTACTAGATGACAAATACACCTCTGTGTTTGCGCTTTTTGGTGGACTTGTGTTTATACTCTCTGCCATAGCTTTCAAAGCCTCTGCCGTGCCGTTTCATAGCTGGATGCCCGATATTTATGAGGGCTCAAATTCTATTATGGCAGGCGTGGTTTCTATTATCCCCAAAATCGCAGCCTTTAGCGTGGCTATCACACTACTTGGTGCGTTTTTGAAAGTGGGGATTATTTGGCTAGAATCTGCTATGTATGTTTTGGTGGTTTTGACTATCACGCTACCAAATATCGCCGCACTTATCCAAAACGATGTCAAGCGAATGCTTGCCTTTAGCTCGATTTCTCATAGTGGATTTGTGCTAGCTTGCGTGATGATAGGCACACAAATAAGCCTAAGTGCTTTGTATTTGTATTGGTTTATGTTTATTATCACAAATGTAGGGACATTTGGACTACTTTGGCTAAAAGAGCTAAAATCTCCACTAAAATCCTCGCTAAATTCGCAAGATTCTAGCGCGTATTTTGATTCTAGTAAAGCCAAAGGCGTTTGTAGTGAGACTAGCGAGAAACTAAACTGCAAATGTGCAAAAATCGCTAGTAAAATACAATCCCTAGTAAAAACTTCAGCAAAAACACCTTATGACATTCCTTTTAGTGCGTTTAATGGACTTGTGCGCACTTCCCCGCTAAAAGCATTTTTGGGTGCGATTTTTATGCTTTCTTTGGCAGGGATTCCACCTTTTGGTGTTTTTTGGGGCAAACTTTTGGCGATTATGAGTGCGTATAGTGGAGGATTTGTAGGGCTTGCGCTTATAATGATGATAAATAGTGCGATTGCTGGATTTTATTATTTGCGCTTAGTTGTGGCGATGTTTTTGCTAGATTCTAAAGATGCTAGTGCAATCGCTACAAAATCTCAAATATCAAATAACCAAGTATCAAATGATGAAGCGGGCAACTTCGCGCATTGTTCCACACTTGGCAAAATCATTGTTGGGATAATGGGCGTTTTATGTGTTGGCTCAATTTTTATGGCTCAATTTTTGCTTGATTTCATAGGAAAATATGTTATCGGGGCTTACTAAATTGCGCGTAAAATGGCTATGCTTATGTTTGTTGTTATTCCAAAGTGCGGGTTCGTTAGAGATTTCTACGACCTTTGGCAAGCAGGACAATGAGGGGTTTTCTGTCCTCACGCTAAGAAATCAAACCCCCTTTGCGTGCCAAGAAATCTTTGATGCGGCAGGGACTGATATTTCCATAGAATGCAAGATTGATAGCGTGCCTGATAGAGGATTTTCAGGGCTTGAAAACGATTTTTTCAAAGTTACTTACAAAATGATAGAGAAGCAGTTTTATCTCTATATATACCCCAAATATCGTCAAAAACTTTTTTCTATCCCCAAAAACCCCAAGCAAGGCTTTGTGATTGATAAATATCCTGCTATGGTTGCAGATGTGTGGCAAATCGTGGGCTTCAAAGAGCAAATACCGTTTTTAAGCCCACAAGCCGAGCAAAGAAATGGGCTAGATTTCCCCGTGCGCATCGAGGGAGAAGCGATGCCTATGATGCCCGAGCTAAATTCTGATAATCGTCCGCTAGTTGCCACAAAAAACCGCGATTTTGAGGCGTATTCTGATGTGATTAAACTTATGGAGCGCAAAGCATACATAACCGCTATCAATGACATAAACTACGCACTAAAAGAAAATCCAGATTCTGTGTTTCGCAGAGATTTGACTTATTTGCGAATCATTGCGATGATAAATTTGGATTTAGAGGAGCAAGAGCCTATCATCAATGCCGCGCAGGATTGGCTAAGAGCATTTTCTGCTGACCCTGATGTCCCAGAGATTCTCTACATACTTGCAAACTCATACAACAAAGAAAATATCCCCTCTGAAGCAGAGCATTATTATAAACGCATTAGCGATGAGTATCCGCAGTCGCGCTTTTCTCCGCTTGCCAAAATGCAGCTAGCCATTATGCAGCGCACAAGCTCTTCGCCAATATATGTTCGTATGAATTTTCAAGGTGCTTACACAGAGGCAAAAGATTTGCCAAGTGCTAGCGAGGTGGCACTGCAGTGGGCTCTTTTTGAGCTAGAGCAAAGCCCACAAAATCCCACCTCACTTGATAGAGGAAGAGACTTGATAAGCAAAGTTTTGCAAGTCTATCCAGCGTTTTTCCTCGATGAGAAATCCCCCACGCTAGACATTATAGAGGATTTGCTAGATAATAAACTATATGATTTGGCTGCAAGGCTTACGCTATATTTGCACGATAATTCTGAAGACGCTCAAAAAGAGCAATACGGCTTTGATTTGGGCGAATACTACGAGCTGGCAGGGGGCCCACAAAGCAAATCAAGCATTTTTGCAAGATTATCCAAAATCTCAATTTGCCAAAGAAGTCCAAGAAAGAGATGATGCGATATTATTTAGCGTCAAAGGCGATGATGATGACAAGCTAAAGCACTATGCTTACCTAATGGAAAAATACCCAAACGGAGAGGAAGCGAGTAAAGCACGCGATTTGAGTGCGGAGATTTTGCTAAAAAGGAGCGAATTTCACAAAGTGCTTGAGCTGTATGGAAACGCATCTAGCCCGCACAAGCAAAAAGCCCTAATGGAAATCATAAAACTTGCCTTAGAGAAAAAAGACTGCAAAGAAGCAAATACTTATTTGATTCGTGCTAGTGTGTTTGATTTGTCCCCAGCGCAAAAAATGCAGAGCTTTGATTGTCTAGTTTCTAGTGGGCTTATGAGTGTGGCAAAGTCTATCTCTGGCGGAATGGTAGAATCTAGCTCCCTGCCAAAAGAGCGACTAGAGTGGCTACGCAGAATCACCAAAAATCTCTACACGCTAGGCGAGTTTAAGCCCGCTGTAATGGCTGCAAGAGATGGCTTTAGCCTAGCTCAAAGCCTAAAGACACATTATGATATTGCATTTAGCCTTTTTGACGCGCTTGTGGCACTAGACTCGCGTGATGAAGCAAAAAAAGTCGCGCCATTTTTGCGAGAGCATTTTGGCAAGCAAGAAAAAATCCTGCCCGTGTATGCCAAGCTCCTAGAATACGCGCTTGAGAGCAAAGACCAAACTCAAATCCAAGTCTATGCAAATAATATCATTGAGCTACA
This genomic stretch from Helicobacter macacae MIT 99-5501 harbors:
- the nuoH gene encoding NADH-quinone oxidoreductase subunit NuoH; this translates as MSGFVIETIVKILVVVLVFSFLGGFGTYIERKVLARFQRRLGPSYVGPFGLLQFLADGVKLFTKEDICPQGANRLIFMLAPVIAMMSAFIAMAPIPFFGDIEIFGLTISPIISDINVGLLFFLSVGAVGIYAPLLAGLSSGSKYSLLGAARACVQLLSFEVVSVLSVLPPLMLVGSLSLVAMNDYQAGGFFDWLIFKQPLAFIIFLVASYAELNRTPFDLLEHEAEIVAGFCTEYSGLKWGMFFVAEYAHLFAFAFVISLIFCGGYAPLWFIPGGLAIVLKVCFFVFLAMWARATFPHIRPDQLMSMCWKVLLPLALLNLAITGVIMLL
- the nuoI gene encoding NADH-quinone oxidoreductase subunit NuoI produces the protein MNKNYALIPHNKPPKSAFGAFAKSVKRICGLDLLKGLGLTLKEFVSTPATIHYPAQVIPFSPRYRAVHSLQRLLESGNERCIGCGLCEKICTSNCIRIITHRGEDNRKKIDSYSINLGRCIFCGLCAEVCPELAIVMGQRFENTSEARAQFATKNELLVSKEEARAHSLVEFSGFGSISQGADKRLKGTPVAFDLPSNESSSNPNGEPNGVDSTLDNKNSLLSSTDLAQNPQAPKGDD
- the nuoK gene encoding NADH-quinone oxidoreductase subunit NuoK — protein: MESISTHFGTYLNIHHFLFLATLIFALGLFGMLRRKNILMLFLSSEIMLNGLNIALVALGRMFGDANGEIFALFVIAIAASEVAIGLGLVLLWYRSGISGSKSLDIDTLNKMRG
- the nuoL gene encoding NADH-quinone oxidoreductase subunit L gives rise to the protein MQNFENLALLLVALFAPLCGCVFAALFSASKPKLALGVINSLFVGLSFVASAILLYQVCGLARFGDSHLAESSLVDSYTLVNISLFEWLVLGNFGVDFSFSLDRISAVMIFAISLVSMLVHIYSIGYMKDDKGFNRYFSFLSGFVFSMMFLVLSDNFLGLFVGWEGVGVCSYLLIGFWYQKASANFASIEAFISNRIADLGMLLGIFLIFYAFGSLEYEVVFGSIDESEISQKILLFVGILLFIGAMGKSAQFPFHTWLANAMEGPTPVSALIHAATMVTAGVYLVIRANPLYSEIPHFGEIIAYLGTFVAIFAASMAVVNNDLKRIIAYSTLSQLGYMFVAAGLGAYSIALFHLFTHAFFKSLLFLGAGNVMHAMHDELNIKKMGNLARPLKYTMIFMLIGNLALCGIPPFAGYFSKDLILEFSFSAEYKILWILLVFGAFLTAFYSFRLFMLVFFCKGSSCDLAHDSSHNLSCDSLNNLPSHSTPHEASSLMLLSMLPLAILAIIAGFFNTSFFALLSQAIPFEMPHGDLSEEILALIALGVSAFGIIFAILRYAKKSSKISQNTTQESTHKNPNNLLYDLLSNQYYIPKIYEWIFVKGFSKLCDFVACKIEKGIMLKIISLLERFLVFLSKILSLLQNGSLSSSLRLMSFGVLLLLCSVVFLFIGGR
- a CDS encoding NADH-quinone oxidoreductase subunit M, producing MEYLLSVIIAFPLIASVIGFNLEERVAKIFGVVASAIELVLVLGLWVGFDSSSPQLQFEHYFVLVESLGIHYHIGVDGISLFLVVLSGIVVFLCAIYMAERILPNHFIASLLALEGILMGVFSAQNVLLFYVFWEISLLPLLYMIGVWGSAEKKENIKAALTFFLYTFFASLIMLLGIIYYAYLFFLHNRFWSFELSDWYAFSLPSEYQCLLFLAFFFAIAVKIPMIPFHSWLPKAYGNAPTIGTILLSALLLKMGTYALVRFSVPLFPDASVDLQLLVLALGLVMIIYGGLVAYAQKDIKQVIAYSSISHMGVVVLGVFSFSVIGVGGAVFMMFAHGVVSAMLFMLVGIIEDRYAKNCALIDFASIDEAKLNKARLEGRKIANLGGLASIAPVLCGIFGVAMMANVGLPLSIGFVGEFFSLLGVFEHYPIIAFLGGLTIIISGAYMLVLYKKIFFGEIKNQNLTNFKDIDSSQKGIMAVFVVLVIFFGVYPKPILKPIETSSQSILQIAYERTHNDKSKERIEYSLYPYSRKAEIIPTIPSDILQLQEEVILRESSDIDALNQSIQSSENIESSLDFAPSPTNPTNLTNTPSVANPSATKSVNGENK
- a CDS encoding tetratricopeptide repeat protein, which translates into the protein MLLFQSAGSLEISTTFGKQDNEGFSVLTLRNQTPFACQEIFDAAGTDISIECKIDSVPDRGFSGLENDFFKVTYKMIEKQFYLYIYPKYRQKLFSIPKNPKQGFVIDKYPAMVADVWQIVGFKEQIPFLSPQAEQRNGLDFPVRIEGEAMPMMPELNSDNRPLVATKNRDFEAYSDVIKLMERKAYITAINDINYALKENPDSVFRRDLTYLRIIAMINLDLEEQEPIINAAQDWLRAFSADPDVPEILYILANSYNKENIPSEAEHYYKRISDEYPQSRFSPLAKMQLAIMQRTSSSPIYVRMNFQGAYTEAKDLPSASEVALQWALFELEQSPQNPTSLDRGRDLISKVLQVYPAFFLDEKSPTLDIIEDLLDNKLYDLAARLTLYLHDNSEDAQKEQYGFDLGEYYELAGGPQSKSSIFARLSKISICQRSPRKR